The Triticum aestivum cultivar Chinese Spring chromosome 7B, IWGSC CS RefSeq v2.1, whole genome shotgun sequence genome window below encodes:
- the LOC123157502 gene encoding alpha carbonic anhydrase 7, with product MRSARHLHDAVSALLLFLLLSAVVPAARAQQETDDESEFSYVCGAENGPENWGNIKEEWATCGTGLMQSPIDLSDRLASQTPHLGYLNHSYRPAEASIVNRGHDITVMFHGDAGSMWINGTAYHLRQLHWHTPSEHRVNGRRYNLELHMVHLSSENKAAVIGLLYKIGRPNHFLHELESYLQRMASTNEKEENVGVVDPWVARGDGEAYYRYMGSLTTPGCDEGVIWTVIKRVATVSSEQLKLLADAVHDGFDMNARPLQKVNYRDISFFSPDDHHERYYAAADH from the exons ATGCGTTCAGCTCGCCACCTCCACGACGCGGTCTCGgccctcctcctcttcctgctGCTCTCAGCCGTCGTTCCGGCGGCCAGAGCCCAGCAAGAAACTG ACGATGAGTCGGAGTTCAGCTACGTCTGCGGGGCGGAGAACGGGCCAGAGAACTGGGGAAATATCAAGGAAGAGTGGGCGACGTGTGGCACTGGGCTGATGCAGTCGCCCATCGACCTCTCCGACCGCCTTGCCTCGCAGACGCCCCACCTCGGCTACCTCAACCACTCCTACCGTCCCGCCGAGGCCTCCATCGTCAACCGCGGCCATGACATCACGGTAATGTTCCACGGCGACGCCGGGAGCATGTGGATCAACGGTACGGCGTATCACCTCAGGCAGCTGCACTGGCACACCCCCAGCGAGCACCGCGTAAACGGCCGCCGGTACAACCTGGAGCTCCACATGGTTCACCTTAGCTCTGAGAACAAGGCTGCCGTGATCGGCCTCCTCTACAAGATTGGCAGGCCCAACCATTTCCTGCATGAG CTGGAGTCTTACTTGCAGAGGATGGCCAGCACGAATGAGAAGGAGGAGAACGTCGGCGTGGTTGATCCCTGGGTCGCGAGGGGCGATGGCGAAGCCTACTACCGATACATGGGCTCCCTCACCACGCCGGGGTGCGACGAGGGTGTCATCTGGACCGTCATCAAGAGG GTTGCCACCGTGTCGAGTGAGCAGCTGAAGCTTCTCGCGGACGCCGTCCATGAT GGCTTTGATATGAACGCGAGACCCCTTCAGAAGGTGAACTACAGAGATATCAGTTTTTTCAGCCCTGATGATCACCATGAACGTTATTATGCAGCCGCTGATCATTAA